In the genome of Myripristis murdjan chromosome 21, fMyrMur1.1, whole genome shotgun sequence, the window ttgtgtgtgtctcttacAGAAAAGCGGTCGTAGTTTCTCCTGCTGTTACTGTGTCCAGGCTGGATGTCAATGGAGGAGTAGCTGGGCGGCTTCTCGGGCCAGTCCCTCCCTTTACTCGCCTTCCCTTTCCTGCTGTCCTCGTCATCCGAGCTCCACGAGCCTTGTCGACGTGGGGGAGGCGAGTAGCTCCTGTCCCTCCTTGGGGCAGAGCGCCGCAGTTCCTCCATCAGGTCGTCACGACTACGGGACCGCGGCCTTGAcccacctcctctcctgccaGCTGAGCCTCCTCTGTCATCCCTCGCCCTCCCACGTGCCCCACTTCCCCGCCTACTCTCCCAGTCCGAGTCATCACTGTAACCGCGCAGGATCCCACGGCGGGGAGGAGACGGGTCTCTGTATCCACGGCTGTCCCGGTGccgacctcctcctcctcctcctcctcctcctcctcctcctcttcctccagcacCAGTGCGATTTGAACTGCCACTGGACTGGCTGGATAATCTGGGGCCGCCCCTGgctccttctccacctcctgGCTCCCTGCGTGAAGATAAGCTGGGTACACGCTGGATGATGGGAGGCAGGGTTATCACCCTTCTCTCCACCCCTCTCACCCCCATCTCATCAAGGGCTGACAACATGCTGGGGGGTCCCGGGGTGAAGGGAACCGGCTGAGACTGAGGCTGTAATGGGGGCAGATGTTGGACAGGATGGGGAGCCATTAGCGGAGCCCCGACGTCCATCCCCCTCACCTGGTTCTCCAGGTAGTCCAGCACCTGGTTGGTACTTTGGATGCTGCCATGCACGCTGCCGTTTCCATGGAAACCttggggtggaggaggagggggttgaTGCTGGAGGAGCATGGGTGATGGTCCCATAGGAGCCATGGCAAAGTTCTGCTTGACAGGGTGGTCTGAAAATGAGCCTGGAAAGACATTGGAAGGAAATGTGTTGTTACCTTACCTGTAGGAATAAAACAATCTTACCTAATTTTAGGTCACTgtaggcaaaaaacaaacaaacaaacaaacaaacaaacaaacaaacaaaaaaaaacaggtgcaaagcattcaaaacatgttttagtgTGCTGTTGTGACTCACCTGAGTACAACAAAGGCTGGCCCTGCAATGAGGCGTTGGAGCTGATGGGGGCGTAAATGGGCTGGCCGTGCATCCACGGAGCCATGGCCTTCTGAGCCTCTTTCAACATCCTGTGCTGCATCACGGCTGCGAGCAGAGCACAGAGGGGGTGAGTGGCTGCTGGCATCATCACAGTCAAAACTGCATACAATCACAAACTGTTGACCTGAATCTTCTGGAGCTGGTGTCTCTAGATACATTTAAAGTAATCTTTAATGATTTGGAGGCAGGCACATGTTGATTCATAATGTCTCTCTATGATCCATGATGTTGATGACTTGTGATGATGGTTGATGaatatttttgatgttttatgatTCTGAACTTTATTTCCTATTTTATTAATGTAACTTATTACATATTAATGTATGTCTGCAAACCTGttatctgtgctgctgcttctgttggCCAGTATGTTCTTAggaaagagatttttaatctcaatgagcCTTTCCTcattaagtaaaagtaaaaaaaaaaaaaaaaaaaattctgcccaGTGTAGGACTACCaaagaaaaattaatttcattttgatttcactttGATTAATCAATTGATCATTTTGTCTATCAAATGTTTGTCTATCAAAATAAAGGGAATTCCCAAACAAGTTACCACAGTTCAAATAAGGacttaaaataaccaaaatgttttattttatgagaaaaaatagagaaaagtGACCAGCAGGTACATGTTTTCCTTGGTTTTGCAGGCAGTAGTCAGTTagataaaaatgatttcaaaattcattttaattgtaCAAGTTTCAAACACAATCTATGATTTTTGGTCACAGTTTAATTGTGggcaaaatgtttttgtcaggGAAGCATAGATTTCCAATAGTGCCCATCAAAAGAACAACATTTTTCTTCAGATGTCCACATGAGAGTcaaagactgagtggagagagTTGCTCTGTCTTAAATCTCAAGAGGACTGAGTTTGCCAAAGGTTACGTTTTTTCAAGAACATAACTTTAACTTTCTTTTATTgatcagctgctgctcagtaCAGAACAGATTGGGTTTGCTTTGGTATAAAGAAGGTTAAGTGTCTGCCAGCCGGCTGATGTGAGCGTACCTTTCTCAGGGCAGCAGCATGTCTGTGGACAGCAGGGGCAGCGGACGTAGCAGCAGCACTTCTGTGGGCAGCACTGGCAGCAGCATATGCAGAACAGCATGATCAGCAGCAGGGCACCGATGATGATGAACAAAACTGTCAGCCAATCTGGAACGGCattaaaggtcagaggtcaccacTGAGGGGTTTCACAGATTGCATATTTTACTGACAGACACAGTTTCCTCAAAA includes:
- the LOC115379621 gene encoding immunoglobulin-like domain-containing receptor 1 isoform X1, which codes for MGNMILVALLLVFLPTEVSSIQVIVPETERSTALFASVILRCDYSTSANPQEVLVTWRYKSFCKDPVLEYYSTAYQAALQLGQDPANDCPDRQRTVRTVIQKRGTNEAMLGAEYRERKITIQNKADLVITEVMWWDNGVYFCSIDAPGDTTGDSDREVKLIVYHWLTVLFIIIGALLLIMLFCICCCQCCPQKCCCYVRCPCCPQTCCCPEKAVMQHRMLKEAQKAMAPWMHGQPIYAPISSNASLQGQPLLYSGSFSDHPVKQNFAMAPMGPSPMLLQHQPPPPPPQGFHGNGSVHGSIQSTNQVLDYLENQVRGMDVGAPLMAPHPVQHLPPLQPQSQPVPFTPGPPSMLSALDEMGVRGVERRVITLPPIIQRVPSLSSRREPGGGEGARGGPRLSSQSSGSSNRTGAGGRGGGGGGGGGGGGRHRDSRGYRDPSPPRRGILRGYSDDSDWESRRGSGARGRARDDRGGSAGRRGGGSRPRSRSRDDLMEELRRSAPRRDRSYSPPPRRQGSWSSDDEDSRKGKASKGRDWPEKPPSYSSIDIQPGHSNSRRNYDRFSDRSSRSGTSVVI
- the LOC115379621 gene encoding immunoglobulin-like domain-containing receptor 1 isoform X2, with the protein product MGNMILVALLLVFLPTEVSSIQVIVPETERSTALFASVILRCDYSTSANPQEVLVTWRYKSFCKDPVLEYYSTAYQAALQLGQDPANDCPDRQRTVRTVIQKRGTNEAMLGAEYRERKITIQNKADLVITEVMWWDNGVYFCSIDAPGDTTGDSDREVKLIVYHWLTVLFIIIGALLLIMLFCICCCQCCPQKCCCYVRCPCCPQTCCCPEKAVMQHRMLKEAQKAMAPWMHGQPIYAPISSNASLQGQPLLYSGSFSDHPVKQNFAMAPMGPSPMLLQHQPPPPPPQGFHGNGSVHGSIQSTNQVLDYLENQVRGMDVGAPLMAPHPVQHLPPLQPQSQPVPFTPGPPSMLSALDEMGVRGVERRVITLPPIIQRVPSLSSRREPGGGEGARGGPRLSSQSSGSSNRTGAGGRGGGGGGGGGGGGRHRDSRGYRDPSPPRRGILRGYSDDSDWESRRGSGARGRARDDRGGSAGRRGGGSRPRSRSRDDLMEELRRSAPRRDRSYSPPPRRQGSWSSDDEDSRKGKASKGRDWPEKPPSYSSIDIQPGHSNSRRNYDRFSKLP